Part of the Oncorhynchus mykiss isolate Arlee chromosome 12, USDA_OmykA_1.1, whole genome shotgun sequence genome, cagctgtacatagtctattggtaaatagcccacccattttcacctacctcatccccatactgtttttatttatttatttttatttttctgctcttttgcacaccaatctctacctgtacataaccatctgatcatttatcactccagtgttaatctgcataattgtaattatttgcctaccttctcatgccttttgcacacaatgtatatatagactccccttttttctactgtgttattgacttgttaattgtttactccatgtgtaactctgtgttgtctgttcacactgctatgccttatcttggccaggtcgcagttgcaaatgagaacttgttctcaactagcctacctggttaaataaaggtgaaataaaaaaaataaaaaataaaaataacatgtttCTAAACAATAATACATTTATCCTGATGATGCCATTATTAAGAAAAATCATGAAAGAAtcatgaataataatgagtgagaaagttacagaggctacaacaaagcatactaacctctcaccattaccaataacagaggctacaacaaaacatgctaacctctcaccattaccaataacagaggctacaacaaaacatgctaacctctcaccataccaataacagaggctacaacaaaacatgctaacctctcaccattaccaataacagaggctacaacaaaacatgatAACCTCTCACCaataccaataacagaggctacaacaaaacatgctaacctctcaccattaccaataacagagactacaacaaaacatactaacttctcaccattaccaataacagagactacaacaaaacatggtaacctctcaccattaccaataacagagactacaacaaaacatgcaaacctctcaccattaccaataacagagactacaacaaaacatgctaacctctcaccattaccaataacagagactacaacaaaacatgctaacctctcaccattaccaataacagagactacaacaaaacatgctaacctctcaccattaccaataacagagactacaacaaaacatgctaacctctcaccattaccaataacagaatacaacaaaacatactaacctctcaccattaccaataacagagggggtctgatctttgtgcctctgtaactttctcattcatcattcacaattcattcatgattattcatcatcatagtagcatccacatgaatgtagaagtgttcagtaacatcttctattcttactgacaatacaagtgaagtgactccaaaatgacaggacattattcaccattcagtttctaTTAGGAAAACATCTaaaacacaaccaagacaaactGAAAATTAATTCAACAAGTTAGTAgaatcacaagcttgatgtaatcactgCAGGcatggaatatgggaccaaatactaaaatTATGACAAATCATTTATCCAAAATATTATGACTTTTTCAAATGGGAGAACTACATAAAGTGTTTTCATTTATAAACAGTAAAATATATATCtatgaaaatacatttaaatacaaGGTGACATTTTGTACTGTCCCTTAATATGAAACAGTctatctcaaatctaaaatgctGGAGCAGAGCACCAAATGAAAAACTgtaagcttcactgtccaaacacatatggtgtggactatgtgtgtctggtaaacacatgtggatctggtgaacagttatcacttgttgaccaactacaggaatactgacctcagagtctccagtttacagtggggattccccagtccagcagagagcagcttcactcctgaatccttcaggtcattgttactcagatccagctctctcaggtgtgaggggtttgacctcagagctgagaccagagaagtacagccttcctctgtgactccacagcctgacagcctgtaAAGAGTCAAATCATTTTAAAATCACACTGCTATTCTTTGGTGGTGAAAATAGTTGCAGAATATTTTAAAAACATATTGAGATACATCAGTGTCCTGAAACCTGCCATATCTATTAATTAATGGATGTATAATTATTATAAATGATCATAATATTACTTGTAGAGAGAAAAATGTATAGTACAAATATTTGAGTAGACTGACCAGATatgtggatctggtgaacagttatcacttgttgaccaactacaggaatactgacctcagagtctccagtttacagtggggattccgcagtccagcagagagcagcttcactcctgaatccttcaggtcattgttactcagatccagatctctcaggtgtgaggggtttgacctcagagctgagaccagagaagtacagccttcctctgtgactccacagcctgacagcctgcaaagagtcaaatcatattaaaatcaCACTGATATTCAACTTGACTTCACAAACACACTGTTAAattatatacatattataacacataTTGTTCTCTAAAGTGAATATTTCTTCCTGATGATTAGTTCTTATATGTCATTTTATTTACTCACAGAACAGCTCTGGAGGCTTTGACCACTGGCAGCAGCCTCAGaagaccttcctctgatctggagtatttcttcaggtcaaatacatccagctccttttctgaagtcagcaacacaaagaccagagctgaccactgtgcaGGTGACAGGTTGGGTTTTGAGAGACTTCCTGAGTTCAGGAAGCTttggatctcctccactagagaatggtcattcagttcattcagacagtggaacagattgatgcACCTCTCTGAAGAGGGATTCTCCCTGATCTTCTCCTTGATGTACTTGACTGTTTTTTCACGGTTCTTTGAGTTGCTTCTTGTCTTTGTCAGTAGACCTCGTAAGTgcttctgattggactccagtgagaggcccagaaggaagcggaggaaaagGTCCAGGTTTCCCGTCTCACTTTGTAAGGCTTTATCCACAGCACTCTTGTAGAAAGCAACTTTACGCCTTTGTTTGAACCTCAAAGAAAAGTTCCTGGACGTTGATTGAGGATTGGCCATTAGATTCTCATTGTTGTTAATGAATGAGAGGAACACAAatacagcagccagaaactcctgaatgctcagatgaacaaagcagtacaccttgtcctggtacagcacacattcctctttaaagagctgtgtgcacaatcctgagtacactgaggcttcattgacatcaatgccagcctctttcaggtcttcttcatagaaaatcagattgcCATTCACAAGCTGTTGAAAAGCCAGTTTTCCCAGTGACAGAATGCTCTCTTTATTCCAGTGTGGAAATGGATCTTCTTTCCCAAGATACTTTTCATTCTTCTGTTTGGTATGAAACACCACAAGGTGTGtgtacatctcagtcagagtcttgggcatctcttctctcttgtgtttcagcatgtgttcaaggactgttgcagaaatccaacagaagactggaatgtggcacatgatgtggaggctccttgatgtctttatgtgtgagatgattctgctggccaggtcctcatcactgaatctcttccggaagtactcctccttctgtgggtcattgaaccctcgtacctctgtcacctggtcaacacaccctgaagggatcttattggctgctgcaggtcgggtagttatccagaggagagcagagggaagcagatttcccttgatgagatttgtcagcagaacatccactgaggttgactctgtgacgtcacaacagatcttgttcttctggaagtctaggggcagtcggcactcatccagaccatcaaagatgAATAGAACTTTGTACTTGTTGTAGATGGAGATTCTTGATTctttggtttccattgagaaGTGATTAAGAAGTTCAATGAAAGTGTGTTTGTCCCCTttcatcaaattcagctcccggaaagggaatgaaaatacaaattggacatcctgatttgcttttccttcagcccagtccagaatgaacttctgcacagagactgtttttccaatgccagcgactccctttgtcagcacagttctgataggtttgtcttgtccagttaagggtttgaagatgtcattacatttgattgcagtctctggtcttgcttgtttcctggttgttgtctcaatctgtctcagctcatgttcattattaacctctcctgttccaccctctgtgatgtagagctctgtgtagatcttATTGAGAATTGTTGGGTTTCCTTGTTGAGCGATCCCCTCAAATACACATTGAAACTTCTTCTTTAGATTAGATTTGAGTTCACGTTGGCAAATCACAGCAAGCTCATCTGAATGAAGAAATAACACAGAGGATATTAATATTATGTCTGTTTTAATGTCTACAGTATTTTAGGACTGTTATAAAGTTTTACACTATAATAATTGATTATcttaaatgactgtataaatgtgtaaatgttttcataatgcattacagactggtgtgactgattatattattggtattattgatGGTATAatttatgttgtctctctctctaaatgaatCACCAAAACACAATATCATTGAGTTACACAGCTACTTTAGCTGTACTTTAGCTACAACCTTTAAATGTTATTAAACATCATTCAACATGAGACAGATAGATcttacatttctccagtgtgtcagcaagctccttctggttcattttcctcaggacgtgcagtgtgatcttcagagccccctctctggcactGCTCTCCTGCTTCTCATCTTCAGCATCCACCACTTCCTTATCCTGCTTCTGACTCTCAAAGCCTTCTGGGAGATCTGGATTAAGAATACTCTTGAACATCTTCAGCTCATTTTTCACAAATGTCATGATTTTCTCTTCAAGCAACTGAAATAAATCAAGTAAATAAGTTAAGCAAGAGATGAAATGCTTTCTCATAACACACTAATGATTGACAGATCAACTTTGCTTGAggcaaacaaaaacaaatgtacataACAGGACCACATACACTGAATATGGAGGCCAGGTCTGTTTGATGACTCTGGGAAGACTGGCCACTGAGGATCTCTGACTCCGACCTCTCCTGTTCGTTTCTGTGGACGAAACATTGGATTACTTCTTGTCGTggaaattgcaagattatgtgaTAATGTTTGTATTGCATTATAATGGTTGTTTTATTCGACATAATTGAGTGTTCTGTTGACTattgtgttctactgaggatggcctcaatgagataacactgacagaggagatttCAGATTAAATTAAACAATTAAGATTTATTTTTCtctgggtgataaaacctaaagagcattcTAGAGAACTAGAATGAGGTAATGGTTCTGTTATGAACCAGGAACGGGATTAGAACCTCGTCTTAGGgaccaaactgaacaataatttatagctTTCTGGCTACGGGATACTCCTTTCCATTTATAAAGTCTCACTTTGTGTTCTTGTGGTTTGTTATGTCGACTACGGGGGTGTATCTTTGCTACTAAAGATCTCAGTAGCCATTGTGTTGTCACTTTCAATGGTTCATTAGAAACGGTGCATCGTTGAAAGTCATTGCTCTTATTATTAAAgatgtagtttaagtataactctgactcgTGTGTGATGTTTATCTCTGCTCATTTGGTAATGcagaaattaaccaccacaatctcctcatccagggagtacacacacacacacacgcacgcaaacacacacgcacacacacacacacacacacacacacacacacacacacacacacacacacacacacacgcgttgtGTTTGCATAATATTGTTTTATGActatgaaaattgaaaaaaaatagcATTATGAaaatgactagagacagtgttgtttaactcACTGACCATGACCCATGCGTTCTTCTTACCTTTGTTCAGTAGAAAAGTCTCCCTCTCTAAAGGATAGAGGAGGTTCCATAGACCagtcactcttcatggacacacagctgggtacaggggaggctggtctctcctgcttgattggtcttcaacacaacagagacaaacattacatctctcaTCTACTCAGAGCTCAGATGATTGGtcttcaacacaacagagacaaacattacatATCTCATCTACTCTGAGCTCAGATGGGGAAACATGATTCCAAAAAGCCATACATATATTTTCAGAAATGTTCGTAACTTAAGCTTTTGTTGTTTAAAGAAATTATGAAAGAGATGtattttacacagtaataatatatatctgcctcactctcagagaaatcagtagaactgctaggttttacacagtaataatatatatctgcctcactctcagagtaatcagtagtactgctaggttttacacagtaataatatatatctgcctcactctcagagaaatcagtagtactgctaggttttacacagtaataatatatatctgcctcactctcagagaaatcagtagtactgctaggttttacacagtaataatatatatctgcctcactctcagagaaatcagtagtactgctaggttttacacagtaataatatatatctgcctcactctcagagaaatcagtagtactgctaggttttacacagtaataatatatatctgtctcactctcagagaaatcagtagtactgctaggttttacacagtaataatatatatatatatatatatatatatatatatatatatatatatatctgcctcactctcagagaaatcagtagtactgctaggttttacacagtaataatatatatctgcctcactctcagagaaatcagtagtactgctaggttttacacagtaatactATATATCTgactcactctcagagaaatcagtagtactgctaggttttacacagtaataatatatatctgtctcattctcagagaaatcagtagtactgctaggttttacacagtaataatatatatatatatatatatatatatatatatatatatatatctgcctcactctcagagaaatcagtagtactgctaggttttacacagtaataatatatatatatatatatatatatatatatatatatatatatatatatatatatatctgcctcactctcagagaaatcagtagtactgctaggtttta contains:
- the LOC110518098 gene encoding NLR family CARD domain-containing protein 3-like; translation: MSLSGEREEGDPASKMSVSGEREEGGPASKISLSGEREGGSASKISLYGEHDTKAKRPIKQERPASPVSSCVSMKSDKSMGEPIYFREGDFSTEQRNQQERSESENLSVQSSQSHQTELASIFSLLEEKIMTFVKNELKMFKRILSAELPEGFKRQKQDKEVVDAEDEKQESNAREGALKITLHVLRKMNQKELADTLEKYELAVICQRELKSNLKKKFQCVFEGIAQQGNPTILNKIYTELYITEGGTGEVNNEHELRQIETTTRKQARPETAIKCNDIFKPLTGQDKPIRTVLTKGVAGIGKTVSVQKFILDWAEGKANQDVQFVFSFPFRELNLMKGDKHTFIELLNHFSMETKESRISIYNKYKVLFIFDGLDECRLPLDFQKNKICCDVTESTSVDVLLTNLIKGNLLPSALLWITTRPAAANKIPSGCVDQVTEVRGFNDPQKEEYFRKRFSDEDLASRIISHIKTSRSLHIMCHIPVFCWISATVLEHMLKHKREEMPKTLTEMYTHLVVFHTKQKNEKYLGKEDPFPHWNKESILSLGKLAFQQLVNGNLIFYEEDLKEAGIDVNEASVYSGLCTQLFKEECVLYQDKVYCFVHLSIQEFLAAVFVFLSFINNNENLMANPQSTSRNFSLRFKQRRKVAFYKSAVDKALQSETGNLDLFLRFLLGLSLESNQKHLRGLLTKTRSNSKNREKTVKYIKEKIRENPSSERCINLFHCLNELNDHSLVEEIQSFLNSGSLSKPNLSPAQWSALVFVLLTSEKELDVFDLKKYSRSEEGLLRLLPVVKASRAVLLSGCLVTEEGCASLGCQAV